The following DNA comes from Malania oleifera isolate guangnan ecotype guangnan chromosome 12, ASM2987363v1, whole genome shotgun sequence.
catcaccaACACTACTCCTATTCCTACTCTTTATCACCGCCGGCGGCAGAAGCCTAAAACACACCAGAGCAAAAGTGGTCGGCACCACAATCTGGAACCGCTCGTCCATCGCCACCAGCCCTGCGAAACGTTTCGCCATTCTCACATGGTTCCTCATATAGCTTCTGAGATTCTCGACGCCGTAGCTCCGAAGCACCAGCCACAGCTTCATCGCCCGGAACCTCCTACTTAGTGTTATTTGCCAGTCTTTATAATCTACCACACCCTTGAACTCAGTTGATTTGTTCTTCAAATACTCCGGGTTTGTGGACAGGACTTTGATGAGTGCAGTTGGGTCCTTCAACCAAAGGCAGCAACAATCCAGATTCGTCAGCAACCATTTATGTGCATTCAGGCTGAAGGAATTTGCTCCTTCAATGCCGTCGATGAAACGCCGAAACTCCGGGCATATGCAGGCGCTTCCGGCGCACGCTGCGTCCACGTGAACCCACATGTCATAATCTTTCGTGACGGCGCACAGTGGCCCCACTGGATCCACGGCGGTGGAGGCGGTGGTCCCGACGGTAGCGCAGAGAAACAACGGGATGAGCCCGGTGTCTAAGTCGGACAAGATTGCGGATCTGAGGGAGTCCGGGGAGAGCCCGAAAGCAGTTGCCTTTGTGGTCACAATGGACCGAATGTTATTCGGGTTGATTCCCGCGATCTTCGCTGCTTTCTGGAAACAGCAATGGGTCTGGTCCGACCCGTACACGACTAGCTTCTCCAGGTTCTCTCTTCCAACTCGGCTTAACATTTGGTCTCTGGCGGCGACAATGGTGCATAAGACGGCTTCGCAAGTGGTACCTTGTAAGACTCCACCGCCGTTGCCGGAGAAGAGAAACGACTTGGGAAGCTCAAGCAAGTTTCCGAGCCACTCCATCACTTTCATCTCAAGCTCCGTCACCGCAGGGGACGTGATCCAGTTGAAACCGACAACGTTAAAGCCAGTGCCCAGCATTTCACCGAGAATGCCGGCAATGCTAGCATTGCACTGGAAGTAAGCGAAGAAATTGGGGCTCTGCCAGTGGGTTATGCCCGGAAGAATGTGATCTTTCACGTCTTTGAGGATGGTTTCGATGGGTTCGGGATCCGACGGGGCAGATTCTGGCAAACGGGGTCGAAGATACCCCGGTTCGACTTGGCTCAGAACTGGGTATTGCTCAATATTCTCATAGTAATCAGCGAGGAAGTCTATGATCATGTGGCCTTGCCTCCTGAATTCTTGGGGATCAAGAGGGTTGGGTTTGGAGGAGTGATTGTTTTCAGGTTCATGGTCGATTTGAAGGCTGCCCATTTGCACTACAAATTAACAAATTAATGGCGAGTTTGTATTGTGGCTAGCTATCAAAACAAGAGACGTTTGCAGGTTCTATTGTTAGGGAATGCAAGGTATATATAGTGAAAAAATCTTCTTGTTCGGTGCTTGGGCAGACTTCCTCTCCTACTCAAATTATACACATTAAAAATGGATTCCATATGATACTAATATAAAAGATGCTTATAACGCACCAACCTACATCTGTCAAGAAGTATTGCGCCTCTCCTTCTCCAC
Coding sequences within:
- the LOC131143848 gene encoding tyrosine decarboxylase-like — protein: MGSLQIDHEPENNHSSKPNPLDPQEFRRQGHMIIDFLADYYENIEQYPVLSQVEPGYLRPRLPESAPSDPEPIETILKDVKDHILPGITHWQSPNFFAYFQCNASIAGILGEMLGTGFNVVGFNWITSPAVTELEMKVMEWLGNLLELPKSFLFSGNGGGVLQGTTCEAVLCTIVAARDQMLSRVGRENLEKLVVYGSDQTHCCFQKAAKIAGINPNNIRSIVTTKATAFGLSPDSLRSAILSDLDTGLIPLFLCATVGTTASTAVDPVGPLCAVTKDYDMWVHVDAACAGSACICPEFRRFIDGIEGANSFSLNAHKWLLTNLDCCCLWLKDPTALIKVLSTNPEYLKNKSTEFKGVVDYKDWQITLSRRFRAMKLWLVLRSYGVENLRSYMRNHVRMAKRFAGLVAMDERFQIVVPTTFALVCFRLLPPAVIKSRNRSSVGDDDEEEDGGRELNQRLLESINTTGQMYMTHAVVGGVYTLRLAVGATLTEDRHVSMAWKVVQEHAESVLNCSGKKENNPREEFEAINGRAAYHGTVTCSSFSS